The genomic stretch TGTGTCACAGTGCTCTGTATTTGCTCGACGTTGGTCGCAAGTGCTGCGATGGAATCGGACACTGGCACAACCTGTTGAAGGGGTGGCGTGTGTGACGCACCGGTACTTGAGCTCGACGCTGCAGCTGCGTCGACCGACGCGATCGGAGTCGTTGACTGAACCGAAAGTTCCAAGATACGGTCAGCGAGGCGTGCCTGGTCATTGATGCTGATATCGCCTGCTGCTGTAAGCACCATGTGCACTTGCGACGGCAGGCGCTGCAAAAACAACTCCCGCAGAATCGTGTTGTCCAGTGTGTTGGAGCCAAGAAGTTGCTGCATGCGTCGCAAAAGTTGCGACGGCTTTCTGTCACCTAGTTCTTCAGCGATGAGGAGCTGTTGAAGGCGTCGCTGCTCCGACGCTGCAGTCCGTCGAATCAACTCCTCTTTCACTTTGTCGTACGGGTTGTGCGGAGGAGGTGACGAGATAATGTCGCGCACTTCTGCAGCAATCTCCGGTGGCATAGCACTAATTACATGTCCGTATTTGGTGGTCTGCAGGCAAATTCCACGTGCACGGAATTGTGCCTCGACTCAAGATCAGACGGCCAATACTGGGGAAGTTTCAAACTCCGGCTTGAATATGATATTCGTGAGCTGGAGTCTGGGCTGCGCTACCATCGGTGGGTTCGGTGTCACCAGGCATGGCGATGTGTGGCGGATGAAAAAGCGAACACGACGAAGTAGAAATCGGAAGAAGCTAGGCGAAGTGGAGCATAATCCAGAATCACAGGGCAGATGATGATAAGCAGAGAAGAGTGTAGAGAAGGTGCACAAAAGTTCCAAGTCCGGAGTCACCAATTTGTTGCGAAGTGTGgagggtcaccagttgtaagaTAGAGAATTCGGAGTCACAGAAGAAGGACAACTTCTTTACATTATGAGCCGTGTTTATCTTAGCGTCCGCTTCCTTCGGAACTCCAGTCCAGACTGCCCTCCTCGGGACGCGCAAACCGGGTGTCAGGTTACACCGCGTCCGAGAGGCAGACCACGCATGCCAGGCGACCCCGCGAGTTCGAAGAAATTTACAGCGTCGCGGATTCCCTTGATCGGTCTGGCACGGCGTGTGTCTGTGAAGAAGCGGGGTCCGCGAAGGAAGTCGGTTTTCGGGAAATAATACAGCTTGTCGGCTGCTACACACTATACGAACATGTGGGCCACCAGTGCCAAGGTGGTAAATGGCATGGTAAAAATTGTAAAAGATTTACATGGTTCGGAGTACCCGCAATAGCAATAACAAAATCACGGAAAGGGAGTATGGGTGGGTGAGTATGGGTGAGTAAGTTGTAACAGAAGGAGTTTGTGGTAACGAAGCCAGAGCAACAGCAAGTGAGTGCGGAACAACATGGTCTGTTTACACACCATGTTTACCGGTGATTTACGTTAGGAAGGACACTGATTTCGGGGCGTGGTTCACGGTTTTCCACCTTCAGAAACCGGATTTCCGTGAGGACAATTTCAAATTTGCTTTCTGTCTTTGCGGAAGCCCGTTGAGGCGAACCAGGCACAGGTGCCACAACAGTGTCAGAGGTCACGACGGTGGATTGTTCTGCAAGGAACTGTAAAAAATCCTCCCCCACCTCGTCGTGAGTTCCTAGAATGTGACATATGCCGTTTGGAACCCTCTGTGCATCTGCATCCCCGCCCCCCTGTTTCCATGAAGAAACTATACCCTGATCGACCAACTTTGACAAGGGAAAGCTCGGCTGCGAGATAAACGTCCCAAGTATGGGTGCTAGCCGACAAATATGTTGAAGCAGCTCCCACGAAACCAGTCATGCAGAATCTTCGCCATATTGGATGGATTAGATATTGCCGCTGTGTGGCACAGCAGATATGCTAATTCCGCTTTTACGTTGCCGCTGATGCAGACCTGGCGGACATAAGCAAGAACAGTTTCTGTTGTGCTTAAACTACTGCAGTCGTTACAAATACACGtttgtatatattatatattacaaTATTATTACTTATGCAAACTGTTTTCTTGTAGACGAAGTCCTctctatacaaaaaaaaaaaaaaaagagggatgTGCAACAGGTTGTGCTTCGTGTACTAGTTGGATACTCAGAAGGTGAGGTTAGCCATCGTCATTCCATTAGGTCTAAACAAATAATACGTTAAAATTCTCACATACTCGTTCCGCTCAATTGACAATGTCAAGCATCTACTTGCCACGCACAGACCAGTGGCGCTATAAGGAAAATATTTTGTAGACTATTTCAAGAATTGCTTCTAAA from Ornithodoros turicata isolate Travis chromosome 4, ASM3712646v1, whole genome shotgun sequence encodes the following:
- the LOC135392431 gene encoding uncharacterized protein LOC135392431, encoding MPPEIAAEVRDIISSPPPHNPYDKVKEELIRRTAASEQRRLQQLLIAEELGDRKPSQLLRRMQQLLGSNTLDNTILRELFLQRLPSQVHMVLTAAGDISINDQARLADRILELSVQSTTPIASVDAAAASSSSTGASHTPPLQQVVPVSDSIAALATNVEQIQSTVTHLTNIVANMQRFGRTTRQSGPTPSRSRRSRSASPAAYSTTCLNHRTFGDAAQRCRSPCGRSGNATPSH